TCAAGTGAACAATCCCTGCACGCCATGCTTTCTCCACTCCCTCGATCTCTTTCTCCAGTACCTCCTCTTGCAGCCTCTCTTCTTCATCATGTTCatggttttctctctctccgtccTCCGCCAAAACACCATCCAACTCACCCTGATCACCATCATTTTCGActgcattaatattaatattgcttGATGCATTTTGGGAGAACCAAAAATCATCTATGATGAACTCCTTCAATCTTTCCACCAACATCTTCTCGAAGGGCTCTTGCTGATCATTACGCATGTCTGTGTATCCGTATCTCACAACACATCGAAACACGTTCTGGTCATTCGGCTTCACTCGACGAAAGAGGAAACGCTCTTCGATTGGAACCTTGCCGATGGGCAGCGACTTGAGGGAGACGAAAACGAGGACAGAGTGCAGTGCAGGCACGTTCGCAACATAGTGTTTGAAAATAGGTGGAATGCCCTGAACGAGCTCCGAGTAGAACAAGGCCAACCCTGGCATTCGGCAAAACTTTGCATCTGCAACAATCTCCTCGAACTTCTGTGAAGAAACTTTGTGATCAAGCTCGTAAAAGTACTTTCTTCTGTACACGTCGTTCCAAATATACATAATGCTCATCAGGACTAAGGCAAAGGCTAGGGGAAGATATCCTCCTTGGTCAAACTTGTAGAGGACTGAGCTTAGATACAGAAGCTCCACAGAGCAGATAACAACAACATAGGATAATATAAGGAGTAAGTTGGATTTCCATATCATGAGCATGATTAGTACTACGAATGCTGATGTGAGGGTCATCACAAATACCACTGCAATACCTGCATGTATGcaagaatttaaagaaataaatatacattgcaaaaaaaaatagactaataattGAAGACTCCATGAAAGGCTATATATCTATGCAAGTGAGGGTAGTGTTTTCGTACCGTAGGCGTGGCCAATCTTTTCGGTGCTCCGGAAACCCAAAGTGACACCAACACAAGCCAACATGAGAAGGTAATTGACTTCTGGTATGTAAACTTGTCCTTCATATTTAGCCGATGTATGCACGATTTTCACCCGAGGGAAACACCCAAGTGAGAGGGATTGTTGAACAATGGAGAAAGTCCCTGAAATCATAGCTTGACTAGCTACTATTGATGCCAATATGGCCACCACAAACATTGGCCAATACAAAGGGTCTGCATCCCAAGTAGCCGAGGACCACAATCagctaatatatcatatatagctAGAGcatgttaaagaaaaaatatgtttatatatgtagaTGAAGAAACATCAAGGCATGCAGAACAACAACTCCTTCCTCCTAACCTGGTATGGACTTGTAGAAGGTATTTTTAACAAGATCGTTGTGCTTGCGAAGGAAGGCAGCCTGTCCAGAGTAAGCCAAAATGAGAGCTGGGTAGGTCACTGAGCACATACTTATTTGTATGGACCGAACTGTGAAGTGGCCAACATCGGCAAATAGTGCTTCAGTTCCTGCATTTTTTAGGTTATATAGGCTTTCATTATCAATTTTTCATGGTAATTCAGACAATTATCGAGAACGAAATGGGTAGCAAATCCTGACCTGTTATGGCAAGAACAGCTCCACCAAGAGAAACCCAAGCTTCTTTTTTGTTCCTTCGGAAATATTGTACAATGTAATATGGGTTTATGGCTTTGATAACAGTTGGGTCAAATTTAATGAAGTTGAAAAGGCCAATACCCCCAATGAATGCGAACCAAATACAGATTATTGGCGCAAAACTATAGCCCACTTTGTCTGTTCCGAGTCTTTGAATCACGAACAGGAAGATCAAGATAGCTACTGATATCCAAACAATCATATCTgttttgggaggaaaaaaatACTTGTTACTCGTAAAGTGGTACGACTTATAACTTGTCACTTGAAAGCAAGAAGGTATTTATTCAACTTGtgcacctagctagctagttatcCATTTGTAAGTGAACAGATTACAAAAGATGATCTGCCGGTAATTTAAAGGTGGAAGAAATTGCGATTTGCTAATTAAATATGGGATACCTTCTGTCATTTCAGATGTAGCTTCCTTGACTCCTCCCACAGCCGATAGAACTGTCAATTGGAATTTGTAAGTCAAAATTCAGACAAAATTATGAGCGAATAAGAGACGGAACACTTCAACGTTGTCTTATGCTCGCTTTTTCACATAACTTTTTTGTTTAGTAGAAGAAATCAACAAACCTGAGATGCAAGGAGTGAGAACACCATCACCAATCACCATGGCAGTACCAAGCATTGTTGCAAAGAGCAGGAAGAACTTGGCAAAATGGCTGCCCTCCAGGCTAGCCTTGACCCTTGATGCTATCCTCTGGCGACCACATGGTAAATCAAGCCGGAAATTGGAAACCTCCTGATCCTCAGCTTGCTGACTTGGAATCAAACCCACCTTGGCATAACGGCATATGAGAGAGTACAGGGCAAAAGTTCCTCCtaattaaacaaatttaatCACACATTAATTATGATCAGAACTGACGACTCAATTCTGCCCAATATCTCTGTTTCTGAACCTTATCAAGCATGCAGATAACGTTTCCTTTTTTCAACTGAAAATCGGTAGCTCGACTAACTTTGCATACCGTGCTATGGCCATGCAGCAAactatatgaaaagaaaaggagaataAAAGGCTAATTAAAGGAGTCGCAAAATCTTATGTACCTTCGCCATTGTCATTGGCCTGCAGGACGATGAAGACGTACTTAACGACGGGGATTAAGGTGAGAGTATAGAAGATCAAAGAAAGAACACCCAATATGTCGTCGTTGTGCTTGATCCCATTTGTGAAAGTGCTCGCATATACATACAGCGGCGAGGTTCCTATGTCTCCGTACACAATTCCGATGCTCTGGAATGCTAGATGTAAGATCACTGACCACCCCACAgcctaatattttcaaaaagaaagaaataagtgATCACTGTCTgaatgatacaattagaactAACACGAGTGAAAAAGTCTAAAATAGTCGCTTTAGATGACGATGAAGACGATAGTAattattagaagaaaatattatattcattgAACAAGCAGCTGGAACTATATATGCACAGGAAATTTCTGCAAATTAACCTTGGAGCCATGGCCGTGACGACCTGGGACTTTGGAGGATTCAAGGTCCAAGGAATCATATCTTCGTAAAGTTTTCTTCCTAGTGAGTTCTTTGGGAAATTCCTCTATACTTGGTTCGGGATTCCCTGGTAGTGCTACTTCAGCAGACATTTCTGTAAACCCAGAAACTCTGTTAAAGAAACACAGAAGAACCAAGTACTTAATTGGTACGTAAGTGCTACTTCTGGACAGAGGAACTGAGGATGGTGGTCAGGTTTATATAGTAAAAGACACAGCCGGCAGGTTTGAATGATCAGAGGGGCTACAATCTGCAAACgcacatttttttcaaatgcgTGTGAATCGTTATCACCCCACGGGATGTCCCTGGAGTTGAAAGTTGTAGTTTTACTGGTTTACTTTGATGGGGATAGTCATGGGATTCAGGACCCCCACTACAAATTAATCATCTTTTAACGTCTATACAGAAGTAGCTAGCTGGGTACGTACTGCTCTACGTCAAGAGCGAGTTAGGTGCAGCATCCCAGGAAGTCTCCTCATGCTTTTCAGTGCACAGGAAGCTGGCTGGTGGCTGCTCCCAACCATTtgttagcaaaaaaaaaaaaaagtcgagtCCATGCTGCATAATTCTTGaacactctttttaaaaataaatataatttattattaaaaaattaatttttttaagtaaatttcatatatatccATTTTAAATGGAGTATATAAAGCTTACACACACTaagactacaaatattattttaaaaactaatacaacaACTTCAAtagataaattatttaagaagaagaaaattcgCCAActttcattactttttctttttagaaataatatagttataaagaaattttataaaaataaatttaaaaattgaggagactttatttgtttcattagatctactttataataaaattaatgttataaTCTGTGTGATGAtgcgattaaaaaaaaatctcatataatatatacatatgaacAATTCCCAATTCCCATTTGAAACCAAATGATATTGGggaaaaatgaattgaaattaatttcGATAGAAACTAGGAAgctttaaaaataagaattgcaAGGAGGCATGCAagcatatattatattcatGAGGAAATTAATTAACCCGGAATATATAAGCTGAATGTACAGAAGAGGATATTCAAATTGGATATTTCTTCATGTGCAACTTGAAAATTAAGAAACTAGCTTGCGCGCAGCTTCTTCACCGTGATCTTCACGTACAAGCTAGCgtcaaaaatatataaaaatatttagaaaaattttattcatcatctttacatattatacattatatttttttttctcttatcaaacaTATGgaatatgaatgatgagtagaagaatttaataaatttaagaagaataaaaataaataaataatttttaaaaaaaaaatttttaaaatgtaatatGAATAGCAAATCATACTTGTTATTCCCGGCCGATTTCTTGGTTTTAAGTTACATATCATGTACATATACATGAGCTGCCACTTTTAGACCAGCCAGCATTATTGACACTCATTTTCTGGCCAGAAAAGGACATCAATCATCAAATTCTTCAAATCCAATTCAAATGTGTCGAGGTAAGATTGGGTTTCTCAAAATTCTTGTTTTCGCC
This genomic interval from Juglans microcarpa x Juglans regia isolate MS1-56 chromosome 4D, Jm3101_v1.0, whole genome shotgun sequence contains the following:
- the LOC121259315 gene encoding potassium transporter 5-like; this translates as MSAEVALPGNPEPSIEEFPKELTRKKTLRRYDSLDLESSKVPGRHGHGSKAVGWSVILHLAFQSIGIVYGDIGTSPLYVYASTFTNGIKHNDDILGVLSLIFYTLTLIPVVKYVFIVLQANDNGEGGTFALYSLICRYAKVGLIPSQQAEDQEVSNFRLDLPCGRQRIASRVKASLEGSHFAKFFLLFATMLGTAMVIGDGVLTPCISVLSAVGGVKEATSEMTEDMIVWISVAILIFLFVIQRLGTDKVGYSFAPIICIWFAFIGGIGLFNFIKFDPTVIKAINPYYIVQYFRRNKKEAWVSLGGAVLAITGTEALFADVGHFTVRSIQISMCSVTYPALILAYSGQAAFLRKHNDLVKNTFYKSIPDPLYWPMFVVAILASIVASQAMISGTFSIVQQSLSLGCFPRVKIVHTSAKYEGQVYIPEVNYLLMLACVGVTLGFRSTEKIGHAYGIAVVFVMTLTSAFVVLIMLMIWKSNLLLILSYVVVICSVELLYLSSVLYKFDQGGYLPLAFALVLMSIMYIWNDVYRRKYFYELDHKVSSQKFEEIVADAKFCRMPGLALFYSELVQGIPPIFKHYVANVPALHSVLVFVSLKSLPIGKVPIEERFLFRRVKPNDQNVFRCVVRYGYTDMRNDQQEPFEKMLVERLKEFIIDDFWFSQNASSNININAVENDGDQGELDGVLAEDGERENHEHDEEERLQEEVLEKEIEGVEKAWRAGIVHLIGENEVVAGKEAGLGKRFLINYGYNFLKKNLRQTENVYDIPRKRMLKVGMTYEL